A genomic stretch from Acropora palmata chromosome 13, jaAcrPala1.3, whole genome shotgun sequence includes:
- the LOC141863734 gene encoding uncharacterized protein LOC141863734, translated as MASAASSGLCHLDMTDNEKCWLVFGIALNKVLIPQIRPFVDQEVIKEYNTLKTSHSIDSQSATSRLREWPGTLRLKYENINGNNRLPRLGGKYDFCNFNCQVFMHTDFAKLYLESYMIHFNAFDDHLDASAVLLLLGRVPAFPGTVQAAANSVRNERNDWAHCVFSKWNEAKFQHSFAEMEDLVKAMALPSSHEGKIVGQLKDWQNKGIQLCMNSPVDQALLQLVHQNIHSLENDVKNWSEELKEEKEKVQQQLQTFGIAFKEIKQRLLKLETGHRRLESEQQRLETEQRRLETSHLRTETEQQRLKTGHQRLETEQQGLKNGHRGLETEQQRLKTGHQRLETEQQRLTTGHQELETEQQRLKTGHQRLGKELQRLESDHKKLKTEQQRLQSDVEERVIKCEDEISDLKEKRLQQESHTVANPERFVQLIRRDYKSAMLCPFPWCEDELQFKLANIFTRLQIVSKTRERSKLTDEVVNMTDVFRPHAECENPRVVLVEGNPAMGKTTYSQKLAHDWSLGRIPEDSCFPRVEMLLLLKCRDMNVLGLADIEQAIDDQLLPQDIDRSEKEDFFHFIRANQSRILLVLDGLDELNDNLFQELIPLIQGKVLSNIYLLLTARLEMGAKVRRHCDSLLQIVGYSKDDAISYIDQYFRNHSDPSLAQKLKNKLADDQQLKELTTSPMNTALLCLLCEETNGKFPTTQTEMYECLVSCAIRRYYAKRGVDLDGEDPSERYRDQLNHLGKMAFEAFLENRVYFSREEMKSEDFLQLCFVAREPSRSKLKPTQSYAFSHKTFQEYFAALYLANEVLKDSKEGEELLLKVSPVDNWQVWKFLFPLVAKKDGERAVFLVSCLDASSRHAIPETNNDITSVRRTHDFDKAFHWALMLSERETLYNDVVRKALDTIASCEDYDEVLSDWQRKMLVKLAECIRLEKLIQDLENPCFLLAVAEYLRASCTLRKVQFITESCDLSKLGYLLQSLDKLVHFELNAFNGSSVGTFQSIRKLCPLLTHFDIRVQLSVEDIPVILDDVCTNQVLTHLRLRDTGIFDQGAISLAEGLQTNVSLTHLTLCDRSIKTVGLKGLAQALHTNHVLTHLDLTDSAISDEVAEALSEALRINTTLTHLNVSARPFAEGPIGPSGASALATALANNRTFNSLILAYNYIMDSGALAFADALQTNSTLTQLNLSWDGFGDSGTEAIFKALQSNHVITHLSLRGHTIGDSGAEALAAALQSPATQLSYLQLAGCKITSLGVEALAGALQTKRCLMHLTTELLSDISEGPVFLEKHPFSSSFSNFT; from the exons ATGGCATCTGCAGCTTCCTCTGG GTTATGTCACCTTGATATGACAGACAATGAAAAATGCTGGCTTGTGTTTGGAATAGCCCTTAACAAGGTCCTTATACCACAGATCAGACCTTTCGTAGATCAAGAAGTTATCAAGGAGTACAACACACTCAAAACAAGCCATAGTATTGACTCACAAAGTGCTACAAGTCGTCTTAGGGAATGGCCTGGAACGTTACGGCTGAAATATGAAAACATCAATGGCAACAATCGCCTTCCCAGGCTTGGTGGGAAATATGATTTTTGCAACTTTAACTGTCAGGTTTTTATGCACACTGACTTTGCAAAGCTGTATCTTGAAAGTTACATGATACATTTCAATGCATTTGATGATCATTTAGATGCATCAGctgtgttgctgttgttggGTAGGGTTCCTGCGTTTCCAGGTACTGTGCAGGCTGCTGCAAATAGTGTTCGAAACGAAAGGAATGACTGGGCACACTGTGTCTTCAGTAAATGGAATGAAGCCAAGTTTCAACACAGCTTTGCTGAGATGGAAGACTTGGTGAAGGCCATGGCTTTGCCTTCTTCACATGAAGGAAAGATTGTTGGACAGCTTAAGGACTGGCAAAATAAAG GGATACAACTCTGTATGAACTCCCCTGTGGACCAAGCACTGTTACAACTTGTTCACCAAAATATTcattcacttgaaaatgatgtCAAGAATTGGTCTGAAGaactgaaagaagaaaaggaaaaagttcaACAGCAGCTACAGACATTTGGCATTGCCTTTAAAGAGATAAAGCAAAGGTTACTGAAACTGGAGACTGGTCACCGGAGACTAGAGTCTGAGCAGCAGAGATTGGAGACTGAGCAGCGGAGATTGGAGACGAGTCACCTGAGAACGGAAACTGAGCAGCAGAGATTGAAGACTGGTCACCAGAGATTGGAGACTGAGCAGCAGGGATTGAAGAATGGTCACCGGGGATTGGAGACAGAGCAGCAGAGATTGAAGACTGGTCACCAGAGATTGGAGACTGAGCAGCAGAGATTGACGACTGGTCACCAGGAATTGGAGACAGAGCAGCAGAGATTGAAGACTGGTCACCAGAGATTGGGGAAGGAGCTGCAGAGATTAGAGTCTGATCACAAGAAATTGAAGACAGAACAACAGAGATTGCAGTCCGATGTTGAAGAGCGAGTGATCAAATGTGAAG ATGAAATCAGcgatttgaaagaaaagagacTACAGCAGGAAAGTCACACAGTTG CGAATCCCGAAAGATTTGTCCAACTCATCAGAAGAGACTACAAAAGTGCCATGTTGTGCCCATTTCCATGGTGTGAAGATGAACTACAATTCAAATTGGCTAACATTTTTACCAGGTTACAGATTGTAAGTAAGACAAGGGAAAGGTCAAAGCTGACAGATGAAGTTGTTAATATGACAGATGTCTTCAGACCACACGCGGAGTGCGAGAATCCAAGGGTAGTGCTAGTTGAAGGTAATCCAGCTATGGGCAAAACTACATACAGTCAGAAGCTTGCCCATGATTGGTCCTTAGGTCGAATTCCAGAGGACAGTTGCTTTCCCAGGGTAGAGATGTTGCTTTTGTTAAAGTGTCGCGACATGAACGTCTTGGGTCTTGCTGACATCGAGCAAGCGATTGATGATCAGCTTCTACCACAAGATATCGACAGAAGCGAAAAAGAAGATTTCTTCCATTTCATACGCGCTAATCAGTCTAGAATCTTACTAGTTCTTGATGGTCTAGATGAATTGAACGACAATCTATTCCAAGAACTCATTCCGCTGATTCAAGGCAAAGTGTTATCCAACATTTATCTTCTGTTAACAGCTCGGCTCGAAATGGGAGCGAAAGTGCGGCGACACTGTGACAGCCTTCTTCAAATTGTTGGGTACTCTAAGGATGATGCCATCAGCTACATTGATCAGTATTTCCGTAATCACAGTGATCCAAGCCTTGCGCAGAAATTAAAGAATAAGTTAGCTGACGACCAGCAACTCAAGGAATTGACCACCAGTCCAATGAATACAGCTTTGCTGTGTCTTCTTTGTGAAGAAACAAATGGTAAATTTCCTACCACACAAACGGAAATGTACGAATGTCTTGTCTCGTGTGCTATCAGAAGATACTATGCAAAGAGGGGAGTTGACTTAGATGGAGAGGATCCCTCTGAGAGATACAGAGACCAGCTGAATCATTTAGGCAAGATGGCATTTGAGGCTTTTTTAGAGAATCGTGTCTATTTCAGCAGAGAGGAAATGAAGTCGGAagattttttgcagttgtgcttTGTTGCGCGTGAACCGAGTAGAAGCAAGCTGAAACCAACCCAAAGCTATGCATTTAGTCACAAGACGTTTCAAGAGTATTTCGCTGCATTGTATTTGGCGAATGAGGTGTTAAAAGACAGTAAGGAAGGCGAGGAGCTGCTATTGAAAGTGAGTCCTGTAGACAATTGGCAGGTGTGGAAGTTTCTATTTCCATTGGTAGCAAAGAAGGACGGTGAAAGGGCAGTGTTCCTTGTTTCATGTCTCGATGCGTCCTCACGCCATGCAATACCTGAGACAAACAATGACATTACAAGTGTAAGACGAACACATGATTTTGATAAGGCATTCCACTGGGCGCTAATGTTAAGTGAGCGTGAAACATTGTACAATGATGTTGTGAGGAAAGCACTTGATACCATTGCTTCCTGCGAAGATTATGACGAGGTGCTCTCAGATTGGCAAAGGAAAATGCTGGTCAAACTCGCGGAATGCATTCGTTTGGAGAAATTGATTCAAGACTTGGAAAATCCCTGCTTTCTTCTCGCTGTCGCAGAATATTTGAGAGCTAGCTGCACATTGAGAAAGGTACAATTCATAACAGAAAGTTGCGACTTATCAAAACTTGGATATTTACTTCAATCGTTGGACAAACTTGTGCATTTTGAGCTAAATGCCTTTAACGGGTCCTCTGTGGGGACCTTTCAATCGATTCGTAAATTGTGTCCGCTTTTGACTCACTTTGACATACGGGTGCAGTTATCTGTGGAAGACATTCCAGTAATCCTAGATGATGTGTGCACCAATCAAGTTTTAACGCATTTGAGGCTGCGTGACACTGGGATCTTTGATCAGGGGGCCATATCTTTGGCAGAGGGTCTTCAAACAAATGTCAGCTTGACACATTTGACCCTTTGTGACAGAAGTATTAAAACTGTTGGGTTAAAGGGTTTGGCACAGGCTCTTCACACCAACCACGTGCTAACGCATCTGGATCTGACTGACAGTGCCATAAGTGATGAAGTTGCTGAGGCTTTGAGTGAAGCTTTGAGGATTAATACTACTCTAACCCACTTAAATGTGTCAGCTAGGCCGTTCGCTGAAGGCCCAATTGGCCCGTCAGGAGCGTCAGCATTGGCAACAGCACTAGCGAATAACAGAACATTTAACAGTTTAATTCTGGCTTACAATTACATCATGGACTCAGGGGCTCTAGCATTTGCAGATGCTCTCCAGACAAATTCTACTCTGACTCAGTTAAATCTCTCTTGGGATGGTTTCGGTGATTCAGGAACAGAAGCGATTTTTAAAGCACTGCAGtccaatcacgtaattacccATTTAAGTCTACGTGGTCACACCATTGGTGATTCAGGAGCAGAGGCGTTGGCAGCAGCATTACAATCGCCAGCTACACAGTTGTCCTATTTGCAACTTGCGGGGTGCAAGATCACTTCGCTTGGTGTAGAAGCCCTTGCGGGCGCTCTTCAGACCAAGCGTTGTCTGATGCATTTGACAACAGAATTACTTAGCGACATCTCTGAAGGTCCAGTATTTCTTGAGAAGCATCCTTTTAGTTCGTCTTTTTCTAACTTCACATAA